Proteins found in one Mucilaginibacter gracilis genomic segment:
- a CDS encoding energy transducer TonB translates to MIKYLLLLPLFCNTLLLQAQTDTVTSKINKIPHKRVDAIAKFLQGDFKNYITTKLQTNHTVAYSIKGQIILVMTINADGSVSHVSVLKSLSPQIDPEVVQVIKTSPKWQPATLNAQNVSMDMVLNIDLAVNGVTPATVKPKPVLVTNVNLPPINKPAPLTVKKATPPAIAKAKPPLPQKAPLIALKKPTVPPVKKPVPAPVKKVTTPVVKKATPPVVKKTEPPAAKKTLIAKAPAVPVVKKTPPPVIKKPQPPLVKKPIAPIAKKVEPPIAKKPPVIAKKVEPPVAKKLPVVAKKVEPPIAKKPEVKPAAKEPILAKKAEPVVVKKKKRVVAKMDLFHPSSHNAEFPGGLSAFLRYLSENITYPPDSKKANVQGKVFITFTVEEDGSVNDVEAVSSPAEDLSQEAIRVLLASPRWKPASQNGRNVPVSYTIPINFTLADKTTN, encoded by the coding sequence GTGATAAAGTATCTGCTCCTACTACCACTTTTTTGCAATACCCTGCTATTACAGGCACAAACAGATACGGTTACCAGCAAAATAAACAAGATACCCCATAAGCGCGTTGATGCTATTGCCAAATTTTTGCAGGGCGATTTCAAAAATTACATTACCACAAAGCTGCAAACTAACCATACAGTTGCCTATAGTATAAAAGGGCAAATAATTTTGGTAATGACCATTAATGCCGATGGCAGTGTGTCGCACGTATCGGTACTAAAAAGCCTTTCTCCGCAGATAGATCCCGAAGTGGTGCAGGTAATTAAAACATCGCCTAAATGGCAGCCTGCCACATTAAACGCACAAAACGTGAGCATGGATATGGTTTTAAATATTGATTTAGCAGTTAACGGCGTTACCCCTGCAACTGTAAAACCTAAACCTGTATTGGTTACAAACGTTAATTTGCCGCCTATAAACAAACCTGCACCGCTTACAGTTAAAAAAGCTACTCCCCCTGCTATTGCCAAAGCAAAGCCACCTTTACCACAAAAAGCACCGTTAATTGCTTTAAAAAAGCCAACTGTGCCGCCGGTAAAAAAACCAGTACCTGCGCCTGTTAAAAAAGTTACTACCCCGGTAGTTAAAAAAGCAACACCGCCAGTTGTTAAAAAAACGGAGCCCCCGGCAGCCAAAAAAACACTAATAGCTAAAGCACCTGCTGTGCCTGTTGTTAAAAAAACACCTCCACCGGTAATTAAAAAGCCCCAACCGCCATTGGTAAAAAAACCTATAGCACCTATAGCAAAAAAGGTTGAGCCACCTATTGCAAAAAAGCCACCTGTTATAGCAAAAAAGGTTGAACCACCCGTTGCAAAAAAGCTACCTGTTGTAGCCAAAAAGGTTGAGCCACCTATTGCCAAAAAACCCGAAGTTAAGCCTGCTGCTAAAGAGCCGATTTTGGCCAAAAAGGCCGAACCTGTTGTGGTGAAAAAGAAGAAAAGAGTTGTTGCTAAAATGGACCTGTTTCACCCAAGCAGCCATAATGCGGAGTTTCCGGGTGGCCTCTCGGCTTTTTTGCGTTACCTGAGCGAAAATATTACTTATCCTCCCGATTCGAAAAAAGCTAATGTACAGGGCAAAGTTTTTATCACCTTTACAGTTGAGGAAGACGGAAGCGTTAACGACGTTGAGGCCGTTAGCAGCCCCGCCGAAGATTTAAGCCAGGAAGCCATACGGGTGTTGCTTGCATCGCCAAGATGGAAACCGGCATCGCAAAACGGGCGCAATGTGCCGGTATCATACACTATCCCAATTAACTTTACCTTAGCCGATAAAACAACTAATTAA
- a CDS encoding IS982 family transposase codes for MNNLIQNYTFILEEFRKLSIKEDFYYKPVRPRLSDLELITLNLTAEYCGIDSEYQLFRNLKGTPLDILIERSVYNKRKRKLFPHINEVRKKLVQKLNAVQDCFIVDSMPLEVCKNARAARSKICKEQEYAFPNHGFCAAQSSRYYGYKLHAVCSVDGVFENFDLSPASVHDIHYLKDIQQQMTDCVLLGDKGYLSAEVQVNLFESVNIRLETPMRNNQKKFKPYPYLFKKSRKRIETLFSQLCDQFMIRRNYAKTFEGFKTRTLSKITALTTIQYLNKFIFKRNMNHIKINLV; via the coding sequence ATGAACAACTTGATTCAAAATTACACTTTTATTTTAGAAGAGTTTAGGAAACTGTCAATAAAAGAGGACTTTTATTACAAACCAGTAAGGCCAAGACTGTCTGATTTAGAGTTAATTACGTTAAATTTGACCGCTGAATATTGTGGAATAGATTCTGAATATCAGTTATTTAGAAACCTGAAAGGTACCCCGCTTGATATCTTGATCGAACGAAGTGTTTACAATAAGAGAAAAAGAAAATTGTTCCCGCACATAAATGAGGTGAGAAAAAAGCTTGTTCAGAAACTGAACGCTGTCCAGGACTGTTTCATTGTCGATTCAATGCCTTTAGAGGTATGTAAAAATGCCCGTGCAGCAAGAAGTAAAATCTGCAAAGAACAGGAATACGCTTTTCCAAACCATGGTTTTTGTGCTGCGCAAAGTTCGAGGTATTATGGATACAAACTGCATGCAGTTTGTTCAGTAGATGGTGTTTTTGAGAACTTTGACCTAAGCCCTGCTTCCGTACATGACATACATTACCTGAAAGATATACAACAACAAATGACTGATTGCGTGCTACTTGGAGACAAAGGCTATTTGTCCGCAGAGGTACAGGTCAATCTTTTTGAATCTGTAAACATTAGATTGGAAACCCCGATGAGAAACAATCAAAAGAAATTCAAACCGTATCCATACCTATTCAAAAAATCAAGGAAAAGGATTGAAACGCTATTTTCGCAACTGTGCGATCAGTTTATGATCAGAAGAAATTATGCCAAAACTTTTGAGGGGTTTAAGACAAGGACGTTAAGTAAAATAACTGCCCTGACCACCATTCAATACCTCAACAAATTTATCTTTAAAAGGAACATGAATCACATTAAAATAAATTTAGTCTGA
- a CDS encoding PAS domain S-box protein, translating to MKDTIFEVPEGGYKDIFYYSPSAKLIMSIDAPFYTILDVNKAYLEATNSTRELLVGKSVFAVFPPNPSDIGSKNIERTLFSFEEAIKTKQTHTMSNYRYDIPIPGTNDFEERYWTTSNTPILNAEGEVIYFIHSPANVTETYKLRQREKAGVLALNNQRQQLYSVFMQAPVGILILKGNDLFVELVNDNYLKLVGKKREEFENRPLLEGMPEVESQTFSSLLQGVLKTGVAYQGNELEVHIVRNGVPENLYFNFSYEPLVEADGRVSGVIAIAIDVTETIKSKHKLKEAEERARLAVDAVGLGTFDLDLQNGNMITSAQFDKIFGFNAPVHHSEYVNVIHPDDRETRTQAHKAAIEKGRIFYEARVIWPDETVHWMRVEGKVYYEGEKATRLLGTTLDITEQRNFGEEQRKLISLVDNSVDLMSILAVNGTNSYINKAGMRLLGFETEEQVETTPIAQLHTAEQLAFIEAEVLPSVMNKGSWAGTMMVKHLQSGEVFPVFNNCFRIDDPVSGKPIAVGAVMRDLRPELAAKQALADSEQLLRNITTAAPTALWMADKEGAITYVNQTWVDWTGTVFEDNLGEQWANAIYKDDRLRAIDKFLGDLRQRVLYETEFRLNHSDGTVHWCVATGKPQYDNNGKFTGYIGSCSDITEQKHLQQQKDDFIGIASHELKTPVTSIKAYTQILEKMLISQGNNREAGMIGKMDSQINRLTSLIGDLLDVTKINSGRLQFNDREFDFNSLIKELTDDLQHTFDKHTIIQNLEYTGMVYADRERISQVVTNLITNAIKYSPHADTIIVYASKEGNEVRLCVQDFGIGISQQKQERVFEQFYRVSGEMQHTFPGLGLGLYISSEIIKREGGRIWVNSKIGKGSTFCFALPVKKIQ from the coding sequence ATGAAAGACACCATTTTCGAAGTTCCCGAAGGGGGGTATAAGGACATTTTTTATTACAGTCCGTCGGCCAAGCTCATCATGAGTATCGATGCACCATTCTATACTATCTTAGATGTAAATAAAGCGTATCTGGAAGCAACCAACAGTACGCGCGAATTGCTCGTGGGCAAATCGGTATTCGCGGTATTTCCTCCCAACCCCAGCGATATTGGATCAAAAAATATAGAACGTACCCTGTTTAGTTTTGAAGAAGCCATCAAAACTAAACAAACCCATACCATGAGTAACTACAGGTATGATATTCCCATCCCCGGCACCAACGATTTTGAGGAACGCTACTGGACAACCAGCAATACGCCAATACTAAACGCCGAAGGCGAGGTGATTTACTTTATCCACTCGCCGGCAAACGTAACCGAAACATACAAATTAAGGCAACGCGAAAAAGCTGGGGTTTTGGCACTTAACAACCAACGGCAACAGCTTTATTCGGTATTTATGCAGGCACCCGTTGGCATATTGATATTAAAGGGGAACGACCTTTTTGTTGAGCTTGTGAACGACAACTACCTTAAACTGGTTGGTAAAAAGCGTGAAGAATTTGAAAACCGGCCCCTATTGGAGGGTATGCCCGAAGTTGAGAGCCAAACTTTTAGCAGTTTATTGCAGGGTGTTTTAAAAACAGGTGTAGCATACCAGGGCAACGAGCTGGAAGTGCATATTGTGCGTAATGGTGTACCCGAAAACTTATATTTTAATTTTTCTTATGAGCCGCTTGTTGAGGCAGACGGAAGGGTTTCGGGTGTTATAGCCATTGCTATTGACGTTACCGAAACCATTAAATCAAAACACAAGCTTAAAGAAGCCGAAGAGCGGGCCCGCCTTGCCGTAGACGCCGTTGGATTGGGTACGTTTGATTTGGACCTACAGAACGGCAACATGATAACCAGCGCACAGTTTGATAAAATATTTGGATTTAATGCGCCCGTTCACCATTCGGAATATGTGAACGTTATTCACCCCGATGACAGAGAAACCCGTACACAGGCGCACAAGGCTGCTATAGAAAAAGGCCGCATATTTTATGAAGCCAGGGTAATATGGCCGGATGAAACCGTACACTGGATGCGTGTTGAAGGTAAGGTTTATTATGAGGGTGAAAAGGCCACCCGCCTGTTAGGAACCACGCTGGATATTACCGAACAACGGAATTTTGGGGAAGAACAACGCAAATTAATATCGCTGGTTGACAATAGTGTTGATTTAATGAGCATTTTAGCCGTCAATGGTACAAACTCTTATATCAACAAAGCAGGTATGCGCCTGCTTGGTTTTGAAACCGAAGAACAGGTTGAAACAACCCCCATAGCCCAACTGCACACCGCCGAGCAACTTGCGTTTATAGAGGCGGAGGTTTTACCCAGCGTAATGAATAAGGGGAGTTGGGCCGGCACAATGATGGTTAAACATTTGCAAAGCGGTGAAGTTTTCCCGGTATTTAACAATTGTTTTCGTATTGATGATCCTGTTTCGGGGAAACCAATTGCCGTTGGAGCCGTTATGCGCGATTTGCGGCCCGAACTTGCGGCCAAACAAGCCCTCGCCGATAGCGAACAACTACTACGTAACATTACAACCGCCGCGCCAACGGCGCTATGGATGGCCGACAAGGAAGGTGCTATAACATATGTAAACCAAACCTGGGTAGACTGGACAGGAACTGTATTTGAAGATAACCTTGGCGAACAATGGGCAAATGCCATTTATAAAGACGACAGGCTGCGCGCCATAGATAAATTTTTAGGCGATTTAAGGCAACGGGTATTGTATGAGACCGAGTTTAGGTTAAACCATAGCGACGGAACCGTACATTGGTGCGTGGCAACGGGTAAACCGCAGTATGATAATAACGGAAAATTTACAGGTTACATAGGTTCGTGCTCGGATATTACGGAGCAAAAGCATCTGCAGCAGCAAAAAGATGATTTTATTGGTATTGCAAGTCACGAATTAAAAACACCTGTAACCAGTATAAAGGCGTATACACAGATACTCGAAAAAATGCTCATCAGCCAGGGCAATAACCGGGAAGCGGGGATGATAGGCAAAATGGATTCGCAAATAAACCGGCTCACCAGTTTAATAGGCGATTTGTTAGACGTTACCAAAATAAACTCGGGCAGGTTGCAGTTTAACGACAGGGAGTTTGATTTTAATTCGCTCATCAAGGAGTTGACGGACGATTTGCAACATACATTTGACAAACATACCATTATACAAAACCTTGAATATACCGGGATGGTGTATGCCGATAGAGAACGCATAAGCCAGGTGGTAACCAACTTAATTACCAATGCCATCAAATATTCACCTCATGCCGATACCATTATTGTGTATGCATCAAAAGAGGGTAACGAGGTTAGGCTTTGTGTGCAGGATTTTGGTATTGGTATATCTCAGCAGAAACAAGAAAGGGTTTTTGAGCAGTTTTACAGGGTAAGCGGCGAAATGCAACATACGTTTCCGGGCCTGGGGCTCGGTTTATACATCTCGTCGGAGATTATTAAGCGCGAGGGGGGCCGGATATGGGTAAATAGCAAAATAGGTAAGGGTTCAACTTTTTGTTTTGCACTGCCCGTTAAAAAAATACAATAA
- a CDS encoding response regulator transcription factor yields MNKGKRIMIADDDPGIVDAIEMTLTFEGYDVVTTLTGDTIISMSDNFPDLLLLDVWMSGHDGRDICKLLKMKSETSNIPVIMISASPELKRSATEAGADDFLEKPFNIDELLNKIELLIG; encoded by the coding sequence ATGAATAAAGGTAAAAGAATAATGATAGCCGACGACGACCCCGGCATTGTGGATGCAATAGAAATGACCCTGACCTTTGAAGGATACGATGTTGTTACCACCTTAACCGGCGATACCATTATCAGCATGAGCGATAATTTTCCGGATTTACTGTTGTTAGACGTATGGATGTCTGGCCATGACGGGCGCGATATATGCAAGTTACTGAAGATGAAGAGCGAAACAAGCAATATACCCGTAATTATGATTTCGGCCAGCCCTGAACTTAAACGGTCGGCCACGGAGGCAGGTGCTGATGATTTTTTGGAAAAGCCTTTTAATATTGACGAATTGCTTAATAAAATTGAATTGCTGATAGGATAA
- a CDS encoding glycoside hydrolase family 2 protein, whose amino-acid sequence MKYIACLVFWSTLIAANGLLAQGGKIKQVKLSDFELQSTEVISATGAQLSVGAYHPDSKWYPVKVPSTVLTGLVANGVYPSPYQGLNNMIIPDASDEFNKLYNLQQFSYLPNKANPWRKPYWYRTSFKVAAADKGRNFQLIFKGINYRAAVWLNGHQIADSARMVGMFAEFNLQVSNYILPGAQNVLAVKIYPLDYPGLPAKEQLQALGPFYENGGPTGDIGKNVTMLCSVGWDWMPPVRDRNMGIWQPVYLRTTGAITIGRPKIKTDLPNQPNNGPAKLAVSFYLSNHSNVVDYGSVKFIITPQNFQGPAPIQYSQKITVPADSTINLYLDADRVKQLLVQNPHLWWPNNYGAANLYRIRLQYSNASGITDDTSFVFGIRTVGSKVDTVNNFVRRSFFVNGKKVNLVGGAWVPDMMVNRDSARYDAELHLCRNANVNLVRIWGGGVTPPDAFFDAADKYGLMIWSDFWITGDTQGEFKGSADWPLEGNVFVDNVVSTLYRIRNHPSLLVWTGGNEGHARKPLYDAMRNSIIELDGTRPFIPSSSGFAKLPAGWKGSWPDDRPSGVYSGGPYQWEDPKEYYKLADAAKDWVFKDETGLPSQPPYSSLQKNIPDLTWDKNLPYPLNNSWGYHDAATGAGRYDLYYNEMIARYGKPNNLKDFSIKMQLLNAIGYQGIFEAAGHKLNETGGVMLWKLNAALPSVIWQVYDWYLQPNAGYYFMQNACEPIHIQFNQNDSTVAIVNRTYHATGNLTAYADVYSTASKLVEHRTEKFNLSSTGVKELFSLSYVFPKVEGTAFVMLKIKDGAGNIISHNVYWLAPGNNYQDMATMPRVKLQVKVLKAGNTATEKKWIVSVSNTSKQVAFFINPQLISNGEELRPSYWSANYFSLAPHESVTVTVSAPLSVLKNKDAKITLNGWNVD is encoded by the coding sequence ATGAAGTATATAGCTTGCTTGGTTTTTTGGAGTACTTTAATTGCCGCAAATGGGCTGTTGGCGCAGGGCGGAAAGATAAAACAAGTTAAGTTATCGGACTTTGAACTGCAATCGACGGAAGTTATTAGTGCCACCGGTGCCCAATTATCCGTGGGGGCTTATCATCCCGATTCAAAGTGGTATCCGGTTAAAGTACCGTCAACCGTGCTAACAGGGCTTGTTGCCAATGGGGTTTATCCCAGCCCATACCAGGGCTTAAATAACATGATTATCCCCGATGCGTCCGACGAGTTTAACAAGCTGTATAATTTGCAGCAATTTAGCTATCTGCCCAATAAAGCTAACCCCTGGCGAAAGCCGTATTGGTACCGCACCAGTTTTAAAGTAGCTGCTGCCGATAAAGGGCGAAATTTTCAACTGATATTTAAGGGTATTAATTACCGCGCCGCAGTTTGGCTAAACGGGCACCAAATTGCCGATTCGGCCCGTATGGTTGGCATGTTTGCCGAGTTTAACCTACAGGTTAGCAATTATATACTACCCGGTGCCCAAAATGTACTAGCCGTAAAAATTTACCCGCTTGATTATCCGGGCCTGCCCGCCAAAGAGCAATTGCAGGCCCTTGGCCCTTTTTACGAAAACGGCGGCCCTACTGGCGATATTGGTAAAAATGTAACCATGCTTTGCTCGGTAGGGTGGGATTGGATGCCGCCTGTGCGCGATAGAAACATGGGTATTTGGCAACCGGTTTATCTGCGCACAACGGGAGCAATAACTATTGGCAGACCCAAAATTAAAACAGACCTGCCTAATCAGCCCAATAACGGGCCGGCAAAGCTTGCTGTAAGTTTTTATTTATCAAACCACAGTAATGTGGTTGACTATGGCTCCGTCAAATTTATCATAACGCCGCAAAATTTCCAGGGGCCGGCGCCCATACAGTATTCGCAAAAAATAACCGTACCTGCCGATTCTACTATAAATTTATATCTGGATGCCGATAGGGTAAAGCAATTGTTGGTTCAAAACCCGCACCTTTGGTGGCCCAATAACTATGGTGCAGCTAATTTATACCGCATCAGGCTACAATACAGTAATGCAAGCGGTATTACCGACGATACAAGCTTTGTTTTTGGCATCCGCACCGTGGGAAGTAAGGTTGATACGGTGAACAACTTTGTGAGACGTAGTTTTTTTGTAAACGGCAAAAAAGTAAACCTGGTTGGTGGTGCCTGGGTGCCGGATATGATGGTAAACCGCGATTCGGCCCGGTATGATGCCGAGTTGCACCTTTGCCGAAACGCAAACGTAAATTTGGTTAGGATTTGGGGTGGCGGCGTTACACCGCCCGATGCCTTTTTTGATGCCGCGGATAAATACGGATTGATGATATGGTCGGACTTTTGGATTACCGGCGATACGCAGGGTGAGTTTAAAGGATCGGCAGATTGGCCGCTGGAAGGTAATGTTTTTGTAGACAATGTGGTGAGTACCCTATACCGCATACGCAACCACCCAAGCCTTTTAGTTTGGACAGGCGGCAACGAAGGCCATGCCCGAAAGCCGTTATATGATGCTATGCGCAACAGCATTATTGAACTGGATGGTACAAGGCCGTTTATACCCAGTTCGTCGGGCTTTGCTAAACTGCCGGCAGGTTGGAAAGGCTCCTGGCCCGACGATCGTCCGTCGGGTGTTTACAGTGGCGGCCCATACCAATGGGAAGACCCTAAAGAATATTACAAACTGGCAGATGCCGCAAAAGATTGGGTTTTTAAGGATGAAACAGGCCTGCCATCGCAACCGCCATATTCGTCGTTACAAAAAAATATTCCCGATTTAACCTGGGATAAAAACCTGCCTTACCCCTTAAATAATAGCTGGGGCTATCATGATGCTGCAACCGGCGCAGGCCGGTATGATTTGTATTACAATGAAATGATTGCCCGGTATGGCAAGCCTAATAATTTAAAAGATTTTTCGATAAAGATGCAGCTTTTAAACGCTATAGGTTACCAGGGAATATTTGAGGCTGCGGGCCATAAGCTAAACGAAACCGGCGGCGTAATGCTATGGAAACTTAATGCTGCCTTGCCGAGTGTTATATGGCAGGTTTACGATTGGTATTTGCAACCCAATGCTGGCTATTACTTTATGCAAAATGCCTGCGAACCAATACACATCCAATTCAATCAAAACGATTCTACGGTGGCTATTGTAAACCGCACCTACCACGCAACGGGTAATTTAACTGCATATGCCGATGTTTATAGCACAGCAAGCAAATTGGTTGAACATAGAACAGAGAAATTTAATTTATCATCAACGGGTGTTAAAGAGCTTTTCTCGTTATCTTACGTATTTCCTAAAGTTGAAGGCACCGCTTTTGTGATGCTCAAAATTAAGGATGGCGCAGGTAATATTATATCGCATAATGTTTACTGGCTGGCTCCGGGCAATAACTATCAAGATATGGCTACTATGCCGCGTGTAAAACTACAGGTAAAGGTTTTAAAGGCGGGCAACACGGCAACTGAGAAAAAATGGATAGTATCAGTAAGTAATACCAGCAAGCAGGTAGCTTTTTTCATCAATCCGCAACTGATAAGCAATGGGGAAGAGCTGCGGCCAAGCTATTGGTCGGCAAATTACTTTTCCCTTGCCCCGCACGAATCGGTTACGGTTACCGTAAGCGCACCTTTGAGCGTGCTTAAAAATAAAGATGCAAAAATTACCTTAAACGGCTGGAATGTAGATTGA
- a CDS encoding M16 family metallopeptidase, translated as MNIKKLGFTILLSVGAAATFAQSAFVWKQATSGGYTYKYVTGDPTHSRFYTLKNGLTVILSPTPKAPRIQSFIAVKAGSKTDPANHTGLAHYLEHMMFKGTDKYGSLDWAKEKPLLDKIDALYEQYNSTTDTAKRKAIYVEIDQVSGQAAKFAIANEYDKMMSSMGGQGTNAFTSFEQTVYTDDIPSSAVDKYLALQAERFRKPILRLFHTELEAVYEEKNRGLDNDGEKVFEATFAALFPNNNYGKQTTIGTIEHLKNPSLNHIRNYYYTYYVPNNMGVIMSGDFNPDVMVKKIDEKFGYMKAKVVPPYTFAPEKPIAAPIRRDVYGPNPENLTIAYRFPGGNTRDARLLDLLSSMLTNGKAGLFDLDLIKKQKLLSARGESNTLKDYCDLELTGFPIKGQSLDDVKDLMLAEIEKLKKGEFADDLIQSIATNTKKNKIQQNEGYYARASNLMNDFTTGIDWKNDVASVSELTTITKPQMVAFANKYLGTGNYVIVYKHQGEDKNIIKVDKPHITAVEVNREAASPFLKMVNDIPANSVKPVWLDYDKDIQKAKLGPVDLLSVQNKDNSIFRLYYRYNMGSWNNKLFALAAQYLQYLGTDKMSADDISKEFYKLASSFSVSTTAEITTVSISGLQENFGKTVSLYENLIANCKPDEAALAGLKQRLKKSRENAKLNKGAIMQGLVSYAMYGEKNPYNNVLTDTELDAVKADDLVAILHGLADFNHTVLYYGPLTAAQAAVTLKPLHNIPASFKPYPPVMVFTKLTQDKPKVLFANYDMVQAEIDWIRNSDTFADSQTPTVELFNNYFGSGMSAIVFQTIRESKALAYSTYAFYAPPAKKDDRYIIQAYVGTQADKLNEAIKSMNELLTDLPQSEKVLVSAKDNIRKSLETERITQDGILFDYLAAKRRGINYDTRKNTFEAIDKLGYPDIKTFHEKEFKDKAYTYCIVASDKRVSDDDLKKYGELTKLDLKTIFGY; from the coding sequence ATGAATATAAAAAAACTTGGTTTCACAATTTTACTTAGCGTGGGTGCCGCTGCAACTTTTGCACAAAGCGCCTTTGTTTGGAAACAGGCAACATCGGGCGGCTATACTTATAAGTATGTAACCGGCGATCCTACCCATTCGCGGTTTTACACGCTTAAAAACGGGCTCACCGTTATTTTAAGCCCAACGCCTAAGGCCCCGCGCATACAATCGTTTATTGCGGTAAAGGCAGGCAGTAAAACCGATCCGGCAAACCATACCGGCTTGGCACATTACCTTGAGCATATGATGTTTAAGGGAACCGATAAATATGGTTCGCTTGATTGGGCCAAAGAAAAACCACTGCTCGATAAAATAGATGCCCTTTACGAGCAATATAACTCAACCACCGATACCGCTAAACGTAAAGCTATTTACGTGGAGATTGACCAGGTATCGGGCCAGGCAGCAAAATTTGCCATTGCAAACGAGTACGATAAAATGATGTCGTCAATGGGTGGGCAGGGTACAAATGCCTTTACCTCATTTGAACAAACAGTTTATACCGACGATATTCCATCATCGGCGGTTGATAAATACCTGGCCTTACAGGCCGAGCGTTTCCGTAAACCTATTTTGCGTTTGTTCCATACCGAACTGGAGGCTGTTTACGAAGAAAAAAACCGTGGTTTAGATAACGATGGCGAAAAAGTTTTCGAGGCTACATTTGCCGCCCTTTTCCCAAACAATAACTATGGCAAACAAACTACCATTGGTACCATTGAGCATTTAAAAAACCCATCGTTAAACCACATACGTAATTATTATTACACGTATTATGTACCTAACAACATGGGCGTCATCATGTCGGGCGATTTTAATCCCGATGTAATGGTGAAAAAAATTGACGAGAAGTTTGGCTACATGAAAGCGAAGGTTGTACCTCCCTATACTTTCGCGCCCGAAAAACCAATCGCCGCGCCTATCCGCCGTGATGTTTACGGGCCAAACCCCGAAAACCTCACTATTGCTTACCGTTTTCCTGGTGGCAATACACGCGACGCCCGTTTGTTAGATTTATTGAGCTCGATGCTAACCAATGGCAAAGCCGGTTTATTTGATTTGGACCTCATCAAAAAACAAAAATTATTAAGCGCACGTGGCGAATCAAACACGCTGAAAGATTACTGCGACCTTGAGTTAACAGGCTTCCCAATTAAGGGCCAATCGCTTGATGATGTTAAGGATTTGATGCTGGCCGAAATAGAGAAATTAAAAAAAGGCGAATTTGCTGACGATTTGATCCAATCTATCGCTACCAATACTAAAAAGAACAAAATACAACAAAACGAGGGTTACTACGCGCGTGCATCAAACCTGATGAACGATTTTACCACCGGAATTGACTGGAAAAACGATGTTGCCAGCGTAAGCGAATTAACCACCATTACAAAACCTCAAATGGTAGCCTTCGCCAATAAATATTTGGGTACCGGTAACTATGTAATAGTTTACAAGCACCAGGGCGAAGACAAAAACATTATTAAGGTTGATAAACCACATATTACCGCTGTAGAAGTTAATCGCGAAGCTGCTTCGCCATTTTTAAAAATGGTTAACGATATTCCGGCAAATAGCGTAAAACCTGTTTGGTTGGATTATGATAAGGACATCCAGAAAGCCAAACTTGGCCCGGTTGATTTGCTTTCGGTTCAAAACAAAGACAACAGCATTTTTAGGTTATACTACCGTTACAACATGGGTAGCTGGAACAATAAGCTATTTGCATTGGCCGCCCAATACCTGCAATATTTAGGTACCGATAAAATGAGTGCCGATGATATTAGCAAGGAGTTTTATAAACTGGCATCGTCATTTAGCGTTTCAACTACTGCCGAAATTACCACAGTTAGCATCAGCGGTTTGCAAGAAAATTTTGGCAAAACCGTTAGCCTGTACGAAAACCTGATAGCCAACTGCAAGCCCGACGAAGCTGCACTGGCGGGTTTAAAACAACGCCTCAAAAAATCGCGCGAAAACGCTAAACTAAATAAAGGCGCTATTATGCAAGGCTTGGTGAGCTACGCCATGTATGGCGAAAAAAACCCGTATAACAATGTATTGACTGACACGGAGTTGGATGCTGTAAAAGCCGACGACTTAGTTGCCATTTTACACGGCCTTGCCGATTTTAATCATACCGTATTATATTATGGCCCGCTAACTGCCGCCCAGGCCGCCGTTACCTTAAAACCATTGCATAACATACCGGCCAGCTTTAAACCTTACCCTCCGGTAATGGTGTTTACTAAATTAACCCAGGACAAGCCTAAGGTATTATTTGCCAATTATGATATGGTACAAGCTGAGATTGACTGGATACGCAATTCGGATACGTTTGCCGATAGCCAAACACCAACAGTTGAGTTATTTAATAACTACTTTGGCTCAGGCATGAGCGCTATTGTGTTCCAAACCATTCGCGAATCAAAGGCACTTGCCTACTCAACTTACGCCTTCTACGCCCCTCCTGCTAAAAAAGACGATCGTTACATTATACAGGCTTATGTTGGTACCCAGGCCGATAAATTGAACGAAGCTATCAAAAGCATGAACGAGTTGTTGACTGATTTACCACAATCAGAAAAAGTTTTGGTATCTGCAAAAGACAATATCCGCAAATCGTTAGAAACCGAGCGTATTACGCAAGACGGTATTTTATTTGATTACCTGGCCGCAAAACGCCGCGGTATTAACTACGATACCCGCAAAAACACCTTCGAAGCTATTGATAAATTAGGATACCCGGATATTAAAACCTTCCACGAAAAGGAATTTAAAGATAAGGCTTACACCTACTGTATTGTTGCTTCGGATAAACGCGTTAGCGATGACGATTTGAAAAAGTATGGCGAATTAACCAAACTTGATTTGAAAACCATATTTGGTTATTAA